The sequence CACAGGCACTGGTACAGCCCAGTCACCTGAGGATTCCACAGCCCTTGTCCTTAGCTAATATTCTTTGTGTCTGGCTGTCATGTCTTATACCACTGCTATATATGGAATCACTAAATCCTATAAGATATAGTTGCAACAATTGATATTCAGTACTAAGACATTTTGTAACCTGAGTTTttgtcaatttttgtttttacttttgtttttgaagagaaggtttctctgtgcagtcctggctgtccggAAAGTacctctgtataccaggctgacctaaactcagagatccaaattATTCTGGCTCTTATGTCCTGTGATTAAATGTTGTATAggtatttcttgtttttgttgttgtatagGTATTTCTACATGTCAAGCATATGCTGTTTTGCTGAGCTTCACCCACATCTTGAATTTTGAATTATGGCAGAATGTATCATTCTCTTTCCCAGGATGGCATACTCATGACATTAAAACTGCATGAGTCCTTTGAGTCATTCATTTGCAGCTATGTGACATTCTTCCTACCTATTATGTTGGTTTTCAATTCTTTTGAGGAATGTGCATCTTTTGCTTGTATGCAtggatatgtaccacatgtgtgcctggtcctCACAGCAATCAGAAGATAGTTTCACAACCCCTGAACTTGTCGTAATGGATAGTTGTAAGCCCCCATTTATGATGAGCCCAACTGTCTGTAAGACCAACAAGAGCTCTTAAATATTGAGCCATTTCTACTGTCCTATGTTATTGTTTATGATCAACATTTATATTGCTAATGTTTTAATCTGTTCACTTGTAACTTTAAACATGCATTCCCTTTTAGTAAGATCTTATTATTGTTATAATTTAAACTGGTTTCTGGAACATCAAAACAGAATTGGAGTGTATGCATAATTCTTTGTAGAAACTTCCATAGAAACCTGTGAGTTCTTTCTACCTTTCttgtacaatttatttttatggggGAGAAAGGGTCTTACTAATATTTAACTGGCTAACCTGAAATTCATTGCTTAGGCAGGTTGGCAGCAAACTCAATtaaattctcctgcctttgccttgtgagtgctgggattaaagacttgagcCAGTACACCCAACTTGCCCATATTTTTTGCAGTTAGTAATTGTTCATTCAATTTCCCTAATGTGTACTTTGATCTGTTTGCTTGCCTCTcttatatctctctttttttaaaaaaagatttttggttgtgagcctcgcTGGGTgttggttgtgcatgcctttaatcccagcactcaggagccagagcaaggaggatctatgtgagtactaggccagcctggtctacagagcgagaatcaggaaaggtgcaaagctacacagagaaaccctgtctcgaaaaaccaaaaaaaaggattcatttatttatttattatgtatacagtgtgctgtctgcatgtctgcatgcaggccagaagagggtaccatatctgattacagatggttgtgagccatgtggttgctgggaattgaactcaggacctctggaagaacagtcagtgctcttaaccactgagccatctctccggcccctctTTCTATCTCTTAATAGGCATTTCTTCTGCAAGGCTATATCCTAGACAAAATGTTTAGAAATGACAGATGTGAACCTCATtgttcaatttttgttttctaaaatgtgtTGATGATTAGAAGTTTTGCATCATGGAATAACTGTGGGGAGCCCCAGAATTAAATGAACATACTGCCAAAGAATTATACATCACCATGCTGTCAGTATCACACTTTCTTTTGTACACATGTATGGGATATTTTAGACTGcagtgacctatgatgatgtgcaTATCGACTTCACTTGGGAGGAGTGGATTTTGatggatccttcccagaagaatctctacaaagatgtaATGTGGGAGACCTACAGAAACCTTACTGCTGTAGGTAAGACTGAATTcttttttatcacattttaaaataaggggaCAACTCTTCCTTAGTTATTGTTACACCTTTGTAATTTCaattgagaaagaagaatgagGTGAATAAATCTGGCATTGTTCTAAGGTTCACTAAAGATAATAACTTTTGCACAGTTTGCCATAATATGTATTTTTGGCACTGTATTTTAGGCTACAGTTGGGAAGACCATGatattgaagaacattgtcaaagttcTGGAAGACTTAGAAGGTACTTTTCATGTGCTGGCTGATACAAATGTGCCTATGGAGAAATTTTAATGTGTCCCAgaagttttaaataaaagcaaaaatgtaaataagCACAGTTTAAAGTGTACTGATGATTGTTAAATTCTCACAAAACCAAATACCTCAATGTCAGATAGCTGCTATGTGTTGCAAGGCATTCTTCTAAGAAAGAACACAGTGAAACAATGCCTTCACCAATATTCCTATTTTAATTACAGCTCCATGATAGCTCTGCTGTTGAACAGCCAATCTGTGTAATTTCATGCCACTCAGCTATTGTAAAAGGAATATGTGTTGGATAGGTGATAAGTATAAATCCAAGTATATATCTATGAGGAACAGAAAGTCAAGTTGTGTGAATGCAGTGTGGAAACATTTTATctgttgttttcctttatcagtaTATCATACACTACTCTGGATACAAGCCATGTGAGCATATGAAGGATGCAAcataactctctctctcacacacagaataATTAGAAGATAACTAATACTCCCCACTTTGAGTAGAATTTTTGGATGTGATACAAGTTTAAGTTTAATTGTTTTTCCAACTTCATTGGGAATACAACAAGACACCCAGACTGGAGAAAAGCTCCATGAGTATTGGAATGTATAAATATGTCTATTGTCCTGGTTCACTTTGCAAGTGGAGTATGACTCTCACTTTTGGAAAACTTATGAGTGCAATAAGTATGTTAAAGCTTTGAGTTCTTCTAGTTCTTTTAAATATGTGGAGAATCTCATATAGACAAAAGATTCTATAAATGTGGACCCTATAAAAGGCTCTTACCATTACAGATACCTTCAAAGACACAAAACAGCCCTAAATGAAGGGAAACACTATGAGTGTAAACTTTAAGATCTCATTTGTCTTAAAAATTAGACAAAATTGTAAAGTTAATTCATACAGATATAAATATTCATCAGTATACTGAATGTGATAAAGCTTTTACATGTGCCAATTATCTTTACAGGTACAAAGAAAATCATATTGGGGAAAAACCTTCTGAATATACTCAATGTTCTAAAGCATTTTTATATTATAGTCATCCTCAGAATAATGAAAgtattcatactggagagaaactttaTAGTTGTATTCAATATGATGAAGCCTTTTCATACAACAGTAGTctccaaatacataaagaaacacatactggagagaaaatgAGTGAgagtaatcagtgtggtaaagccttcacAAGTCATGATcattttcaaatacataaaagaacacatactggagagaaaccctatgaatgtaatcaatgtggtaaagcctttgcatgtacCAGTAGACTCCGAAGACATGAAAGaagacatactggagagaaaccttatgaatgtaatcactgtggtaaagccttttcatgTACCAGTAGTCtccaaaggcatgaaagaacacatactggagagaaaccctacaaatgtaatcaatgtgataaagccttttcacaacacAATActctccaaatacataaaagaacacattctggagagaaaccctacaaatgcaatcaatgtgataaagccttttcagGACACAGTAATCTTCacatgcataaaagaacacattctggagagaaaccctacaaatgtaatcaatgtgataaagcctttgcatgtgcCAATAGTCTccaaagacatgaaaatatacaTTCTAGAGataaaccctacaaatgtaatcaatgtggtaaagcatttgcatgTGCCACTAGTctccaaatacatgaaagaacacattctgtagagaaaccctacaaatgtaaacaatgtgataaagcctttttaCGACGCAGTcttctccaaatacataaaagaacacatactggagagaaaccctacaaatgtcaTCAATGTAataaagccttttcacaacacAGTTATCTCcaaatgcatgaaagaacacatactggagagaaaccctacaaatgtaatcaatgtgataaagcctttttaCGACACAGTCGTctccaaatacatgaaagaatgcattctggagagaaaccctacaaatgtaatcaatgtgataaagctttTGCATGTGCCAGTACTCTCcaaatgcatgaaagaacacatactggagagaaaccctacaaatgtaatcaatgtgataaagcctttttaCGACACAGTCATctccaaatacatgaaagaatacattctggagagaaaccctacaaatgtaatcaatgtgataaagacTTTTCAAGACACAGTCATctccaaatacatgaaagaacacattctggagtgaaacc is a genomic window of Peromyscus leucopus breed LL Stock unplaced genomic scaffold, UCI_PerLeu_2.1 scaffold_1347, whole genome shotgun sequence containing:
- the LOC114688253 gene encoding zinc finger protein 431-like isoform X1, whose protein sequence is MDPSQKNLYKDVMWETYRNLTAVGYSWEDHDIEEHCQSSGRLRRYKENHIGEKPSEYTQCSKAFLYYSHPQNNESIHTGEKLYSCIQYDEAFSYNSSLQIHKETHTGEKMSESNQCGKAFTSHDHFQIHKRTHTGEKPYECNQCGKAFACTSRLRRHERRHTGEKPYECNHCGKAFSCTSSLQRHERTHTGEKPYKCNQCDKAFSQHNTLQIHKRTHSGEKPYKCNQCDKAFSGHSNLHMHKRTHSGEKPYKCNQCDKAFACANSLQRHENIHSRDKPYKCNQCGKAFACATSLQIHERTHSVEKPYKCKQCDKAFLRRSLLQIHKRTHTGEKPYKCHQCNKAFSQHSYLQMHERTHTGEKPYKCNQCDKAFLRHSRLQIHERMHSGEKPYKCNQCDKAFACASTLQMHERTHTGEKPYKCNQCDKAFLRHSHLQIHERIHSGEKPYKCNQCDKDFSRHSHLQIHERTHSGVKPYKCNQCDKAFSQHSHLQRHERTHSEEKPYKCSQCHKNFSLHSLLQMHERTHSGEKPYKCNQCDKGFACVGSFQVHERKHTGEKLYKCNQCDKAFLRHSHLQIHERIHSGEKPYKCNQCDKDFACSSSLRKHERTHSGVKPYKCNQCDKAFSQHSHLQKHERTHSREKPYKCSQCHKNLSRHSLLQMHERTHSGDKPYKCNQCDKGFACVGSFQVHERKHTGEKPYKCNQCDKAFLQHCHLQIHERTHSGEKPHECNQCGKGFACSSSLRRHERTHTGEKPYKCNQCDKAFSRHSYLKRHERTHYRRDILPM
- the LOC114688253 gene encoding zinc finger protein 136-like isoform X2, with the protein product MDPSQKNLYKDVMWETYRNLTAVGYSWEDHDIEEHCQSSGRLRSWPLGPQRYRITMKVAWQQVSNMAAKRGRYPIDTSSGSTSF